One genomic region from Capra hircus breed San Clemente chromosome 6, ASM170441v1, whole genome shotgun sequence encodes:
- the ATOH1 gene encoding protein atonal homolog 1, which yields MSRLLHAEEWAEGKELGDHHRHPQPHHLPQPPPPQPPATLQAREHPVYPAELSLLDSTDPRAWLAPTLQGICTARAAQYLLHSPELGASEAAAPRDEADARGELVRRSGGSGSSKSPGPVKVREQLCKLKGGVVVDELGCSRQRAPSSKQVNGVQKQRRLAANARERRRMHGLNHAFDQLRNVIPSFNNDKKLSKYETLQMAQIYINALSELLQTPSSGDQPPPPPASCKSDHHHLRAAAPYEAGAGTATAAGTPPASGGAQRPTPPGSCRTRFSAPASAGGYSVQLEALHFSTFEDSALTAMMAQKNLSPSLPGGILQPVQEESSKTSPRSHRSDGEFSPHSHYSDSDEAS from the coding sequence ATGTCCCGCCTGCTGCATGCAGAAGAGTGGGCTGAGGGGAAGGAGTTGGGGGACCACCATCGTCATCCCCAGCCTCACCACCTCCCGCAGCCGCCGCCACCCCAGCCTCCTGCGACCCTGCAGGCGAGAGAGCATCCGGTCTACCCGGCGGAGCTGTCCCTCCTGGACAGCACCGACCCACGCGCCTGGCTGGCTCCCACTTTGCAGGGCATCTGCACGGCACGCGCCGCCCAGTACTTGCTCCATTCCCCAGAGCTGGGTGCCTCCGAGGCCGCCGCGCCCCGGGACGAGGCGGACGCCCGAGGGGAGCTGGTGAGAAGGAGCGGCGGCAGTGGCAGCAGCAAGAGCCCGGGACCGGTAAAAGTGCGGGAACAGCTGTGCAAGCTGAAAGGCGGGGTGGTGGTAGACGAGCTGGGCTGCAGCCGCCAGCGCGCCCCTTCCAGCAAACAGGTGAACGGGGTGCAGAAGCAAAGGCGGCTGGCGGCCAACGCCAGGGAGCGACGCAGGATGCACGGGCTGAATCACGCCTTCGACCAGCTTCGCAATGTTATCCCGTCCTTCAATAACGACAAGAAGCTGTCCAAGTACGAGACCCTGCAGATGGCCCAGATCTACATCAACGCCTTGTCCGAGCTGCTTCAAACCCCCAGCAGCGGAGACCAGCCGCCGCCGCCACCAGCATCTTGCAAGAGCGACCACCACCACCTTCGCGCCGCTGCCCCCTATGAAGCAGGCGCGGGCACCGCGACTGCAGCGGGGACGCCGCCAGCCTCGGGAGGGGCTCAGCGACCGACCCCTCCCGGCAGCTGCCGGACTCGCTTTTCGGCCCCGGCCTCCGCTGGTGGTTACTCGGTGCAGCTGGAAGCTCTGCACTTCTCGACTTTCGAGGACAGCGCCCTGACGGCGATGATGGCGCAAAAGAACTTGTCGCCTTCGCTGCCTGGGGGCATCCTGCAGCCAGTGCAGGAGGAAAGTAGCAAAACTTCCCCCCGATCCCACAGAAGCGACGGGGAGTTTTCCCCCCATTCCCATTACAGTGACTCGGATGAGGCGAGTTAG